The DNA segment tttcacacacacacacacacacacacacacaccacacacacacacacacacacacacacacacacacacacacacacacacacacactctctctctctcccaggaagcagcccgttgcagctgtctaactcccatatacctatttactgctaggtaacaagggcatcagggtgaaagaaactgcctatttgtttTCCTCACCTACCCAGCCAGTCTGCTTCTACATTACACTTCAACTAAGCCATACGCGTTTGAACAATAACGTGTAATGATATACCGTCTTCCTGAAAAAGCGTCTTAGTGTCGGTTATGTCTTCAATATATGTGGCAAGAAAGCCATTACAACATTTAATATACTTTCATCATTTCATATATTAACACAAATATAGTAGATTATATTTACAAGAACTACGAAGGTAATTCTGTAACTATTATCCCTGGTATGTTCAGACTTGGCCATTTCATACTCAAATATATGGTAGGAACACTAACGTTGACGCTGACACCACATTAATACGTCTCCGTGACGTATTAATGGCATTATTACGTCTCCGTGACGTATTAATGGCATTATTACGTCTCCGTGACGTATTAATGGCATTATTACGTCTCCGTGACGTATTAATGGCATTATTACGTCTCCGTGACGTATTAATGGCATTATTACGTCTCCGTGACGTGTTAATGGTATTATTACGACTCCGTGACGTATTAATGGCATTATTACGTCTCCGTGACGTATTAATGGCATTATTACGTCTCCGTGACGTATTAATGGCATTATTACGTCTCCGTGACGTATTAATGGCATTATTACGTCTCCGTGACGTATTAATGGCATTATTACGTCTCCGTGACGTATTAATGGCATTATTACGTCTCCGTGACGTATTAATGGCATTATTACGTCTCCGTGACTAAAATATCTCACGTTGCCATGACTGCAACACAGGTCGCCATGCATGCTTGCAACATAACTGCTTCACAATATATTTAGCAAGATAGTGCGTGTTTTGTTCATATACTCACTATACACTATATGGGCTATAACTGTAGACGATAGTGTCTGGCAACTTAGAGAGTTAGCATTATAGAAACATCTATACTGAGAATGAGTGACGTCATAaaccaggggaaagcgccaagcctaatattacgactctatagcactaggaaggggtcaggataaggatttgggataggacgggtgaaaggaatggtgcccaaccacttggacggtcggggattgaacgccgacctgcatgaaccaagaccgtcgttctaccgttcaTTCCAAGTGGTTGGTTACCTTGGCAGTTACACAATGTTTTTGTGGTAGAGGAGAACTTCCCTGGTAGGAACGTTGATGTCGTGAACGTCATGGTTGAGTACCTTATGGTTGTGAACGTCAAGGTTATGAACGCCAAGCCAACGAACATCAAGGTGAAGAACATCAAGGTGAAGAACATCAAGGTGAAGAACATCAAGGTGAAGAACATCAAGGTGAAGAACATCAAGGTGAAGAACATCAAGGTGAAGAACATCAAGGTGAAGAACATCAAGGTGAAGAACATCAAGGTGAAGAACGAACGGTTATCACAAGACAATGAAACAGCTCAATGTTATTAATAAACGGAATTTGTTAAAAACATTGATCACGTTTTCTATATAAACCCAAACTATATAAATTATCCCCAAATCCAGATAATTTATTTCCCATACCCGGGGCTGGCAGTAGGCCAGGAATATCTAAACTGGGTTTTCATTTTGAAGAAATTGAGACTGTTCCCTACAGCTGGTTTTGGAAATCTGAAATTAACTAATTCAGAATTGAAAATATCattttaattgaaatattttaTGGTATGATCCGAGCGAGGAGGTCAACTTCGATGCAACAAGTCCACAGATGAACGTGCCAATTTACGGTACAAGGAAGTTAACTGGAAAACAAAATCGCGAAATTTCAGAGGTTAGCGAAAAACCTTTACGAAAGAAAAAGAGTAATGTGGAAAAATGTCAAGTTGTGTAGCACAGACACCTGATAACATCAAGGggagtatatatatgtgtaggtgttaggtgtgtgtgtgtgtgtgtgtgtgtgtgtgtgtgtgtgtgtgtgtgtgtgtgtgtgtgtgtgtgtgtatgatagagCTCTTTGGCTCCACAACTTCATCAATCAGTTGGCCAATACCATGTCACATTTCCTGCGTGTAACTTATATTTTCTTTCGCAACTGCGAATGGAATTGATTGGCTACAACAACATCCTGTTCTAGCCAAATGTATTTGTTCACAATCTTTCACCTAAAAAACTCCGGACGTTCTTTTGATATATTTACGTCTCCGAAATTTTTCCTTTGGAATATAGCATTTTTGTCTAGTGTTGATTTCTCCAAGAATTTTTGTATGTCCTTATCatgtcctttttctcttttccttTAATGTGATAAGATTTTATGAAACCATCACTGTAGTTCAGTATTCCGGGACAAGCAGCGGTATTCCTTCGCTGGGCTTACTGTCCTTCAGGTGAGGACTGAGTGCTAGGGCTGCATATTCAAGGATGGGTCTCACATACGATATATTCTAAAAGCTCTCTTGTCTTGGTTTCTGAAGGCTTACCAGTCATTCGCCTGTTGAAGTTGCAGACGTTTTTATGCTAAATGAGGTTATGtgaaccactgatctttttccttTAAAAAAGGATAAAGATCAAGGTCCTAGAAAACTGCCCTTTTCATACTGAACCTGGGTCTCCTACCTACATTATTTTTAGAGTTTTCTGGATTGAATGCAAATACACTTTTTTCACATAACTCTGAAGCCTGTTTAAATACTTTTACATTGTTACACACTCTGTCTCGTTCTCTCTCACGTAGCCGGGCGACATGTGTATGACTTGTCCTGGGTAAAGAAACACCATGAAGGGAGTACACTTTAAttcatatcttcttgaggttatcttgagatgatttcggggctttttagtgtccccgcggcccggtcctcgaccacgcctccttCATGGCAGCGGCCATGTCAAATCTCCCATAGACAGGTTAGCGGGGCGAGGTCAAAGAGGATGTATTATTCCTCTTTTTATCTCCGGAAATTTTCTAGGTCATCATCGTGTCTGTATTGTGTAACTCTCCTTGTAGCCCAGGGATCATTAATTCCGCATAAATGAGAAGTTATTAATTTTCCATGTGAGCAAGACGAGTTGCTCTGGAGAGAGCGGTCTTCTGGCGCTGTACAGTCTTGAAGGAACGTAACGCATCTTACAATTTTAATTTTCTTTCCTCCCAGTATCCTCTTTTACaaatgttcttacattcttgtaaagcctctaatacgcatagcatttcgggcgggtctttaatcctaattttccttggaatacgacccgccaaatcatttagcgattaggtacccaatcactgctgggggAACAGAAGCGTTCAGTTAAGGACTAGCGCCTAGTTAATCTTCCCCGGGCCGGCCTGGATACGAAtccaggccaaatcgctcgcgaagcgccggACGAATGTTTTACCAGTGCGCCTTTCTTGTGTGGTGACATGGCGTTGGCTCTCTTCCAGCGGTTCTGTAGGTCAGCCAGTTCCAGCGACCTCCACACCTTCCCGAAGCACGTAGCGTCAGTTCCAGCGACCTCCACACCTTCCCGAAGCACGTAGCGTCAGTTCCAGCGACCTCCACACCTTCCCGAAGCACGTAGCGTCAGTTCCAGCGACCTCCACACCTTCCCGAAGCACGTAGCGTCAGTTCCAGCGACCTCCACACCTTCCGAAGCACGTAGCGTCAGTTCCAGCGACCTCCACACCTTCCCGAAGCACGTAGCGTCAGTTCCAGCGACCTCCACACCTTCCCGAAGCACGTAGCGTCAGTTCCAGCGACCTCCACACCTTCCCGAAGCACGTAGCGTCAGTTCCAGCGACCTCCACACCTTCCCGAAGCACGTAGCGTCAGTTCCAGCGACCTCCACACCTTCCCGAAGCACGTAGCGTCAGTTCTAGCGACCTCCACACCTTCCCGAAGCACGTAGCGTCAGTTCTAGCGACCTCCACACCTTCCCGAAGCACGTAGCGTCAGTTCCAGCGACCTCCACACCTTCCCGAAGCACGTAGCGTCAGTTCCTTGCCTACAAGGCCATTGTTCTTATACTTGGCCTTATATCTtatatagtcatatttttgggATTCCTTCATAACTATAGTTATAGTTTCTCTGTCAGTGGTCAAGTCTTCAGCCCATCTCTCAGCTTAGACATTGTTCCTTCCTCTGTTATAATGCGGACAGAAATCCTCTTTTATACTCCTCATGCGTTTTGTTATCGATATTCGTGGCTTCATCTGTCTTTGGGTTGagctgctatgtcattttcaaactgcttCTCTGCTTTCTTTCTCAAAGTTATTTGTTCTTGTTTCTCCTGCTCCTCTCCTCTCAGGTGTTTCTTGCATTGTTGTTTAAACTACGGGTTTTCTCTATAATTTATCTTCAGTTTGGACGATGACGAAATAATCGATTGCTTTACAACACTTATTTTGGTGTGAGGAAGACCAGCGGGGTTAGTGGGGTCCTGTTGAGGCTCGTGGGGTCCTGTTGAGGCTCGTGGGGTCCCGTTGAGGCTCGTGGGGTCCTGTTGAGGTTCGTGGGGTCCTATTGAGGCTCGTGGGGTCCTGTTGAGGCTCGTGGGGTCCTGTTGAGGCTCGTGGGGTCCCGTTGAGGCTCGTGGGGTCCCGTTGAGGTTCGTGGGGTCCTGTTGAGGCTCGTGGGGTTCTGTTGAGGCTCGTGGGGTCCTGTTGAGGCTCGTGGGGTCCCGTTGAGGCTCGTGGGGTCCTGTTGAGGTTCGTGGGGTCCTGTTGAGGCTCGTGGGGTCCTGTTGAGGATCGTGGGGTCCTGTTGAGGCTCGTGGGGTCCCGTTGAGGCTCGTGGGGTCCTGTTGAGGTTCGTGGGGTCCTATTGAGGCTGGCTCGTGGGGTCCTGTTGAGGCTCGTGGGGTCCCGTTGAGGCTCGTGGGGTCCTGTTGAGGTTCGTGGGGTCCTGTTGAGGTTCGTGGGGTCCTGTTGAGGCTCGTGGGGTCCCGTTGAGGCTCGTGGGGTCCTGTTGAGGCTCGTTGGGTTCTGTTGAGGCTCGTGGGGTCCTGTTGAGGCTCGTGGGGCCCCGTTGAGGCTCGTGGGGTCCTGTTAAGGCTCGTGGGGTATTGTTGACGCTTATGGAGTCCTGTTgaggctcgtggtgtcctgttgaGGCTTGCACCGCTCATACTTGTGGAGTTCATACTGAAATATGTGCCAAGTTAAATTCAATGGAAATCATATCATATCTTCGTAGTTCCCCGTTTGTTTATGTCTTCAAATTTGGAAAAGATGAGTTTATAGAGGCAAtaaagagaggaagagcgagagaAACAGAGGTGACTGAAAGGAATACAGATAAAGATACAATAATAGATACCTCACAGATGAACACAGACGAAGAGTTTGTTAACCTGGGACAGACTTATTTTGGTCTTTTCTCTTGTTACTTCCCTTTTTCTCCTGTCACTCGTCTCCACTCCTGCGCTCCTCTCCTTCTCTTGCTCCTCCTTTTTCAGTTCTTGCTACTTTTCTGTTCCTCCAGATTTTCCTCTTTGCTCTTGTCACTTGTCTTCTACTCTCCTTTCCTGACCACCCGCCCTCCACCGCCTCCTTCTCACACTCCTTTTATCTCCTGTAACTCTTCTCCTGATGCTGCTAGTCTTATCTCTTCCCATTCCATTCCTGCTACTTCTCTCTGTTCCTGCTACTCTCCTCTTACCATCCCACTTCTCCTCCCTGTTCCTGCTACTCTCCTCTTACCATTCCACTTCTCCTCCCTGTTCCTGCTACTCTCCTCTTACCATCCCACTTCTCCTCCCTGTTCCTGCTACTCTCCTCTTACCATTCCACTTCTCCTCCCTGTTCCTGCTACTCTCCTCTTACCATCCCACTTCTCCTCCCTGTTCCTGCTACTCTCCTCTCACCATCCCACTTCTCCTCCCTGTTCCTGCTACAACTGCTCCTTCTGTTCTACCTCTCTTCTTCGTCTGTTACTGCCACTTCTGGTTTGGTTCCTCCTGAGGCATCAATTATGCAGGGCGCGTCTAGATAGGGAAGCTCACCACCCGTGACTCCCGCATATCCCTCGGGTCCAATACGGTCTGGAGGTCTACGAGACTGTTGTGAGCGCTTCCTTAATCTCGAGACTCGTAAGCGCGGCACGCTTGCCTCTTTCGAAACTCAAGATGACGAGTCTCTTTATTTTTGTAGCGCCTACAATTAATTACAATCTATGGAAATATTTCTACTGAATGGTATTCACAAAAATCATCAGTAATGACAATTCTAACACAGGGAATCGTTAGAAATCTTAGCACAAATGTATTTACGTAGAATGTAACCAAAATATCTTAAGAATTTATCATTCGTCAAGGAAGGCCTCGCGAAAGGTACAACTTCACGGTCACAACTACTGTGTTGTCAGGGTAACAAAGTGCCAACCGTATAGCACAAAATAAtgactgtgtatagtgtaatGCAAATACATATTTATATAGTACAGTGAGATTGGCCAAATGAATCGAGCAGTAAAAATACCGAGCTGAATAGCATGCAGAATATTGTGACAGGTACAGAACTGTTAgaatattccattcacctgggctgtaggagattCGAACCGTGAACCCCACtcatgtgaggccgaagctctatcggccTCTAATATTCtgtttgaatatatttatgtgtaGCAGTAAGGCGTCAGGCAGTGTTTAGCGCAGTCAGAACACCATTGTGATCTTTTATTCGCTCCAACTTGTGCAATATCCCTGTTCAATTAGGGATATATCTTTAAACTCCATTAACACCCACACAACAAAGCCTTCTTGTGTCGTTAACGCTCTCCCGCTCTCTATATTCCGGGAGAGctttatggagagagagagagagagagagagagagagagagagagagagagagagagagggggggggggagagagagggagggagggagagagagagagagagggagaggagagagagagagggagagagagagagagagagaggagacgagagagagagagagagagagagagagagaggggagaggaggagagggaggagggagggagggagggagggagggagagagagagagagagagagagagagagagagagatgagagagggagagggagagggagggagagagagagagagagagagagagagagagagagagagagagaatctgtaTTGAGGTCATTCATGTTCTTCTCTGACTCgttatttctttctctctctctctctcgctctttcattCATTTTATCTTGGTCACTATTGCTTTCAACAATTTTAAtatttgtaatatatttttatcTTATCATGCAATGGACCCCAGCGAGTGTATGAGAACAAGATTGTTAGTTTAGTGTGGGGCTTGAGTAAGCGCGTGTCGTAAACCACttttcccctcttccctctcaaTCTCCCCCTTATCACTGCCCTCCAATCTCGAACAGACACTTTCATTGACATATATATAGTAAATCATGGAAATGCGCGGGTAAACGGCAGGAGTAATGATAGGGAGTACCTCCAGTGCTAAACTCCACGCTAATCACAGGccatatttcacacttgactaCATGAAAATGGCTTAAGCGTGTTTATAATTTCTAATATTTCTTAAGGTATTTAAGAATTGACTTGATAATTATTGGTCTAagacggacccaaacgtcgtcgtctcctcatcttctggtgtgtggtttagtcttcaagACATTTAGGTCTACCACAACCAGCTTATGTCAGCCCAGTACCCCAGACCACTCCCCCTGCACATTTAGCTAAGGCTCGTCCCaggtgtctggcctccaactttcgGGGGGACAATAAGGCAGACTCTCTCGTTTATAGTACAGATGCTGCAGAGATGATTTCCCTATTGGACATTTCAATCTAACGGTGAAGACAATTATAAggtaaaatatatacatattttttaaatttattttaaaCAGACGTTTCGGAAACAATACAACATAATCAGTGCCAACATAAAGAAGAAATAGCAAGAATGAGACCGGAGCTGAACGGTTCTGAATCTTCGAGTCGACGGTTTATGCACTGCGGACTATCCTCATTAACAAAGGCCAAAAGAGATTACATACAGCCCGCCAAAACCATCCCTTTCTCCCTTCTTCCTGTTTATGATTGAAAAACGCTTGACACACAACTCACAGCTCACGTATTTAACTGTTCTCGAGCAGTGCTTCGTTCACATCCTCTTCTCGAAACACACCTTCCTGAATGCTTCATTCACATACTGCAAATAATTGCTAAgagaaacaaatccacaagggccgtgtcgaggattcgaacctgcgtccgagatcatcccagacgctgccttgattttactgagctacaacatggtcaaaagtaagggcgaagagggagaacggcctattgacatagctcgagtgcaggggggagttgtgtaaaaccctggtttgtgcctcggagaggctgcaggatccagtaagttcagtagaacttcggtttcaactccttttgaccatgtcgtagctcagtcgattaaggcagcgtctgggatgctctcggacgtaggttcgaatcctcgtcacggcccttgtggatttgttcatttgatgcatcacgcaattatgatttctgtgtgtaattgctAACAGAACTACTTAACCTAAGCTAGGCTCATctattcaacacattctagtatatattattgtatatttgaagaaaaaaatacaaattgTTAATATGCAGTGTGTTAAGACTGACGAATACGTCTTTGGTGTCAGTTGCTCCATTAATGCAGCTGCCTCATCAACAaatgccaaatgctcgttaatccatccGCCCAACCCCGTATTTATGAGTGAAGAACCGCTTACACTCAGCCTAtaactgatgacgttcaaacacTTCTCAAACAGCGCTTCGCTAACAACTTCTGTTCGAATTGCAactttttgtacaaatacaaagaatcgtcaacagaacctaaacgcctAATCTAATCTACTCCTAAATACAGAcagaactttaatatataataatattaatataggagtgcaaacctatttttaatacataatacgttaactttgatgaacaagtcTTGGGGGACGGCAACTGCTTTAACGAGCCGACCTGAGGGACGGGTTGATTAACGAACCTAGCCCGAGAACAGGTTGGAAGGGAGAATAACACTCAGATTATTCTCATTCTATTCCTTGAAGATGCTAACATTTCTTAGATCATTTAATTTCGACCACACCCCGAACAGCATGTTTCTGATCCCAGACCTTTACCCCTGCAGATTTAAACGAGttcagccccaagcgtctggccctcCAAGTTTGGACAGAACCTTTTCTCAAAGTGCtgtgtacgtgtgcgtgtgtgtatttgtTTTAGTAATATGAGTGTAAGTAAgtaatatataatacatttttatttttagataacgACATAATAACATAGAAAGTAATGGATGCTGATTCTCAAGTTTCGTATTGAAACTTAAAACTACCTTCAGAATGTTAGAAGTGCAGTAAGAAAGTTTCTTTTATTTAATAATTCTACTATCTTCAAACGAAAAATTCTGTACAAAGAGAAATGCCTGTTTACttgtcaatctctctctctctctctctctctctctccctccctccctccctccctcctccctctccctctctctcccccctccctctccctccccctccctctccctctccccgtcTTTGAACATGATGAGTTCCTCCCGGCATTAATGACGTAGCTTTGTCCTGTTTAGTGTTAGAACCGTTCAACAGAGGAAGGCGGGTAATGTTATTGTCCGTCACAGGAGGAGTGGAGAGCCGCAGGCAACAGGGTGTTCTCAACAGCCCGTTCTCTCCAATTGTCCCGTCACATATTATGTAACGAAGATTGTCCGAACCTAACATAATATATCCCAAAGACCCACGTATAGAAAACGTGGTTGTGAGCTATATAAAATATAGTATATCATGCTATCTCCGGTGTGGATTTGATGTCAAAAtgttgagagggagggaggggagggcagggagggggagagagagagagagggagagagagagaaagaggggggggggagagggggagagaagggagggagggcaggaataGAAGATGAAAGTGGAAAACTAATTAACAAAAAAGTGAGAGGcaaagagaaagagaggcagaagaATTCTAGACAGGTAAAGCGATtgaaaaatattaaataatagaTGGGCAGACAAAAGGGCAAAATGAAAGAAGATTAAACGATGTCCAGAGGTCTTTTTCAGTGGTCAAATAGAGGGTTCACGCCCTTTTATTAACCCGCAATAAGTACTACAGTGCTTTATCATATCTGGGACAAAACGACATTGAATGAAAAGCAAAAGGAGGTTTCGTACCAATATGGCGAGGACATACAGTTGTGCATGTCAGCTGATATGATCTAAATGACAGTCAGACATGTCAAAGTGACGTCAGCATGATGTCAGAGGTTTGCTTCTGTGTGCTTGCGAACCATTACGATCCTATAGCCAACAGCCAACACTGTTTAATGCCTACATTTGAATAGCCACGTATATGATTTAGCCAAGTCCAATAATGCTTTCACACACaattttatattaaatatatatatatatatatatatatatatatatatatatatatttatatatatatatatatatatatatatatatatatatatatatatatttatatatatataatatatatatatatatatatatatataaatatatataaatatatatatataaatatatatatatataaatatatgtaaatatatatatataaatatatatatataaatatatgtaaatatatatatataaatatatgtaaatatatatatataaatatatatatataaatgtaaatatagtatatataaatatatatatatatatatatatatatatatatatatatataaatatatatatatatatatatatatatatatactatatatatatatatatatatatatatatatatataaataatagtcgcatatagtcctggggaccattcaggcttgtttgaatatatatatatatatatatatatatatattatatatatatatatatatatatatatatatatatatatatatgttgtttagtatgtatatattatataattgaaAGAGCGAAATGCAGAATTCGTTTGAATATCATTATTCATTTGAAAAactaaaataaaaacaaaatggtGTGCTTTATGTGACAAATGAAACGTCTTGAACGATATCTTCTGGGCCGCTTGAGATCACTCTGGCGTCTGAGGGAAATTTTGAAACACACTGAAAATAATTTGGACCCGGTATCGCATCTCAAGAACTATGGGTTTCTCATCGCTAAGACTATGATGTGAAACATACGTAACTTTCTCAATTATTTCACaattgaaaataaattaatttttaatgCATGTTGAATTTAGAAAGTGTTTGTAAATTTTTTTATCCCTGGCGACCAAATTACTGATTATCACTTAATAAACAAACGTAACACGACAAGGCTTTTAGACATGTACGAAACAGGGTCATTTTATAACCAAGTTATCGAGCATTAAATACAGGCATAATATTCGTAACATACATAATGCACTTAAAAAACATACATACTATACcccaaaaaaacatacacaatattcataaaaaaaaaacattcgtaACATTGTATCAAATTCATATTTTGTTTTGCTCTTGGGTACTATTTACTAATTACTTTTCCTCTAGAGTATAGAAAATGGGTTGTATTCCACCCAAACTTTGCTGGCGTGACCTGGACAGTGATGGTTTGGAATTTGCAAATTTTCAAGAAAATTCCCAGATTCAGTGCTGAGTAGTATGCATCCTGCAGTCTCGGGAGAGACATTGGAGTTACGCTCTGATTGTCGAGGCTGGCGTGTCCTCTTCAGGGCGCCAAGCCtgggtaggtcgatatggaggagaagctgttacccatgcagcaggtaccCCCTTTCCACGATGCTGAAAtattccaatggaaaggcaaacgccaatatgcTTCGTTGCAGCGCCGTccccaggagctgccagaacgagggtgAAGTCAACCTCATAACGTTTATTTAACCTTAAGTCAAATTTACTTAAGTAAACCTTAAGTAGCTCAATGTTGACAAGTACTCATCTCTAACCCCGTGTAACAAactatactaaacctcgtgaattttagcaaattaacaaggtttactaagtgcttgtgcggggggttgtaacaaactaggctgttgtaagaattatccagagtggtttatcgacaaaagagaatgggaagctgagcccgcatggcgacctgacccccaggggaattcgcggtggaaataaccaacgctttgttcatagctgcgtataatgaatcatcctatagtattcagtaatttagagaaaattagcctttattcattttgcatta comes from the Procambarus clarkii isolate CNS0578487 chromosome 25, FALCON_Pclarkii_2.0, whole genome shotgun sequence genome and includes:
- the LOC138368382 gene encoding basic salivary proline-rich protein 2-like — its product is MNSTSMSGASLNRTPRASTGLHKRQQYPTSLNRTPRASTGPHEPQQDPTSLNRTQRASTGPHEPQRDPTSLNRTPRTSTGPHEPQQDPTSLNGTPRASTGPHEPASIGPHEPQQDPTSLNGTPRASTGPHDPQQDPTSLNRTPRTSTGPHEPQRDPTSLNRTPRASTEPHEPQQDPTNLNGTPRASTGPHEPQQDPTSLNRTPRASIGPHEPQQDPTSLNGTPRASTGPHEPQQDPTNPAGLPHTKISVVKQSIISSSSKLKINYRENP